The following DNA comes from Verrucomicrobiia bacterium.
ATGGCGACGTAATCCGCCCCCGCATCGACCGCCCGTTGTGCTTGCGCCGGAGCATGCGTGCTGAGGCCGATCTCCAATTTGCCATTGGCCGGTTTCAATTCACGAACATGTTGATGACCGTTATCGAAGAAATCTTCCTGACCGACATGTGCGATGGGCGCGCCGAGTTCCGCGGCCATTTGGTAGTGATCATTGATGACCAATCGCACACCATTGCGTTCGGTCACCGGAAGTATCGCTTCGGCCATCCGACGAATTTCATCTAAGCTCTCATTTTTCGCACGCAGCTGGATGAGGTCAGAGCCGCCATCGCAAAGCTGTTGAGCCAGCGTGGCAGGATTGCGGCCATGCAGATAACCGGTATCGACGAATGTGTAGAGGCGGCAATCCG
Coding sequences within:
- the thiE gene encoding thiamine phosphate synthase, with the protein product MKSLADCRLYTFVDTGYLHGRNPATLAQQLCDGGSDLIQLRAKNESLDEIRRMAEAILPVTERNGVRLVINDHYQMAAELGAPIAHVGQEDFFDNGHQHVRELKPANGKLEIGLSTHAPAQAQRAVDAGADYVAIGPIYPTGTKPTAKPVTLEYVRWASQNVKVPWFAIGGINLQNLDDVLAAGAVRICVVSAILNAADVAKACQDFKMRLPSPTR